One window from the genome of Candidatus Synechococcus calcipolaris G9 encodes:
- a CDS encoding restriction endonuclease subunit R, which produces MVPVTAITKAIINFRDIQDKLGLQRTDNPEFFPEWRDFLPPPTDQEVLALNRLAQRYLAYLEEGEVSEGTLNIILFSPLLDALGLCDPPYRIRGETWVEVQTQVDDEAGRMTLEGRIDALTVQDDFWLVVIEGKRGGFSVLRAVPQAIAYMAASPYPDRPVFGLVTNGYDYLFLKLERGEFALSQSFTLLSDADSNLLRVAQVLKHLVSVSLETSGNGRAR; this is translated from the coding sequence ATGGTTCCAGTCACCGCGATTACCAAAGCAATTATTAATTTCCGGGATATTCAAGACAAACTTGGGCTACAACGCACCGATAATCCTGAGTTTTTCCCTGAATGGAGAGATTTTTTGCCGCCACCCACGGATCAAGAAGTACTGGCTTTGAATCGTTTAGCCCAGCGGTATCTTGCCTATTTAGAAGAGGGTGAAGTTAGCGAAGGAACACTGAACATTATTTTATTCTCGCCCCTGCTGGATGCCTTGGGACTGTGCGATCCACCCTACCGGATTCGGGGAGAAACGTGGGTTGAGGTGCAGACCCAGGTGGATGACGAAGCAGGAAGAATGACCTTAGAGGGGCGGATTGATGCCCTAACGGTACAGGATGATTTTTGGTTAGTGGTGATTGAAGGGAAGCGGGGTGGGTTTAGTGTGCTGCGGGCTGTTCCCCAGGCGATCGCCTATATGGCTGCCAGTCCCTATCCCGATCGCCCTGTTTTTGGATTAGTCACCAATGGATATGATTATCTGTTTTTGAAATTAGAGCGTGGCGAATTTGCCCTGTCTCAGAGTTTTACTCTGCTCTCAGATGCCGATAGCAACTTACTCCGAGTGGCCCAAGTGCTG
- a CDS encoding Uma2 family endonuclease: MVAIAPQMNTQPIGEKRVALRGLTWNAYQQILHALPQRRGARLTYDRGVLEITMPLESHEFALRLIERFIITLVFEMGMKIKTMGSTTMDRQELDRGSEPDCAYYIQNQPTVAGRKVDFATDPPPDLVVEVDITHTDIDKNRLYAAMGVPELWRYNGQDWRIFQLQERDYQECDRSPTFPWVEKEYLYHFLEQAQQDEIVAEQAFREFIRQHLSQV; this comes from the coding sequence ATGGTCGCCATTGCACCCCAAATGAATACACAACCGATCGGTGAAAAGCGCGTAGCTTTGCGGGGGCTAACCTGGAATGCCTATCAACAAATTCTTCATGCCTTGCCCCAACGTCGTGGGGCCCGTCTCACCTACGATCGTGGAGTTTTAGAAATTACCATGCCCTTAGAATCCCATGAGTTTGCCCTGCGCTTAATTGAGCGTTTTATTATCACGTTAGTTTTTGAAATGGGCATGAAAATTAAAACCATGGGATCAACAACGATGGATCGGCAGGAACTCGATCGCGGTTCCGAGCCTGATTGTGCTTACTACATTCAAAATCAGCCCACGGTTGCCGGACGCAAGGTTGATTTTGCCACTGATCCCCCTCCGGATCTGGTCGTTGAAGTGGATATAACCCACACCGATATTGATAAAAACCGCCTCTATGCCGCCATGGGAGTACCAGAGCTTTGGCGATATAACGGGCAAGATTGGCGGATTTTTCAGTTGCAGGAGAGGGACTATCAAGAGTGCGATCGCAGTCCCACATTTCCTTGGGTCGAAAAAGAGTATCTATATCACTTTCTAGAGCAAGCCCAACAGGACGAAATTGTGGCAGAACAGGCCTTTCGAGAATTTATCAGACAACACCTCAGCCAGGTATAA
- a CDS encoding mechanosensitive ion channel domain-containing protein produces MSKQILWFLISLETSLLTGAINQRRERFFEIVLEALQIGLMAGIVIFLDWLLIQKGGRWLQGKIHQFNQKQQDWFGLGFSLLRLGIRIFLWVSLISWSLRSIETFRPLQRHVNNLTERIGKQIQTLFTTPFFQLGRTEVTLGFVFWIVFLSIMVFFVSRWISEWIKQRILIQLRVDRGSQETITRAISYALSLIGFIVVLQTAGIDLSSLTVLAGVLGIGFGFGLQSLASNFISGLTILLEHPIKVGDFIEVDGLLGTVEKISIRSTVIRTNDSQYVIVPNNRFIEKNVVNWSYGSPDSRIHVPVGIAYGSDTILVTEALLSAARQDPRVLTNPAPSVWFRKFGESAYEFDLLAWIDRPQDSEPIKSALNFLIEQELKHRGIQVPFPQLDLHVKDIGGLRALINDSPSQQLTQEDSSTVLRQKAARVKKTPALAELLRHISYFSRCTDSEIRMLIELGHRQFFPASRVIFREHDEGDAFYIVLSGAVEIRSERLDQILATLHEGEFFGEISVLTGLPRTATVRCLEDSTLFVVNRETLQKLLQVHPRLAEEIANELAARQQVLQELGLVDANGKSDSSLPPLFWIRERLKTLFSI; encoded by the coding sequence ATGAGCAAACAGATTCTTTGGTTTCTGATTTCCTTAGAAACATCCCTTTTAACTGGCGCAATTAATCAACGCCGGGAACGTTTTTTTGAAATTGTATTAGAAGCACTCCAAATTGGTCTAATGGCGGGGATCGTCATTTTTCTAGATTGGTTGTTAATTCAAAAAGGCGGCCGTTGGCTTCAGGGAAAGATTCATCAATTCAATCAAAAGCAACAAGATTGGTTTGGCCTCGGATTTTCTCTGCTTCGACTGGGGATACGAATATTTCTTTGGGTGAGCTTAATTTCCTGGAGCTTGCGATCGATAGAGACCTTCCGCCCCCTCCAACGCCATGTCAATAACTTGACCGAGAGAATTGGTAAGCAAATTCAGACCCTTTTTACAACGCCCTTTTTTCAGCTTGGACGTACTGAAGTCACCTTGGGATTTGTTTTTTGGATTGTCTTTCTATCCATTATGGTCTTCTTCGTATCCCGTTGGATCAGTGAATGGATTAAACAACGCATCTTGATTCAACTTCGCGTTGATAGAGGCTCCCAGGAAACCATTACCCGTGCCATTAGCTATGCCCTCAGTTTGATTGGTTTTATTGTTGTTCTTCAAACCGCTGGCATTGATTTGAGTTCCCTCACGGTCTTAGCAGGGGTTCTCGGTATTGGTTTTGGTTTTGGTTTGCAAAGTCTAGCCAGTAACTTTATTAGTGGTTTAACGATTCTGTTGGAGCATCCCATTAAAGTGGGAGATTTTATCGAAGTAGATGGACTCCTGGGAACTGTCGAGAAAATTTCCATTCGTTCTACCGTAATTCGCACCAATGATAGCCAATACGTGATTGTGCCCAATAATCGCTTCATTGAAAAGAACGTGGTCAACTGGAGTTATGGTAGTCCCGATAGCCGCATTCATGTCCCGGTGGGCATTGCCTACGGCAGTGATACCATTTTAGTGACCGAGGCTCTCCTCAGTGCCGCCCGTCAGGATCCCCGTGTATTAACAAATCCGGCCCCTAGCGTTTGGTTTCGCAAGTTTGGCGAGAGTGCCTACGAGTTTGATCTACTTGCGTGGATCGATCGCCCCCAGGATTCAGAACCGATTAAAAGTGCCCTCAACTTTCTCATTGAACAGGAACTCAAACATCGGGGGATTCAAGTCCCCTTCCCCCAACTCGATCTCCATGTCAAGGATATTGGGGGTCTGCGGGCGTTGATCAATGATTCTCCCTCCCAACAGCTAACCCAAGAGGATTCCTCCACCGTCCTTCGCCAAAAGGCCGCCCGCGTTAAGAAAACCCCAGCCTTGGCAGAATTACTCCGGCATATTAGTTATTTTTCGCGCTGTACTGACTCTGAAATACGAATGCTGATTGAACTGGGCCATCGGCAGTTTTTTCCCGCTAGTCGAGTAATTTTCCGTGAGCATGACGAGGGAGATGCTTTTTATATTGTTTTGTCGGGGGCCGTGGAAATTCGCTCTGAACGCCTCGATCAAATTCTGGCAACCCTGCACGAAGGAGAGTTTTTTGGGGAAATTTCTGTCCTAACGGGATTGCCCCGAACCGCTACGGTGCGCTGTCTAGAGGACTCCACCCTATTTGTTGTCAACCGTGAGACTCTCCAGAAACTCCTCCAGGTTCATCCTCGCCTCGCCGAAGAAATTGCCAATGAACTCGCTGCCCGGCAACAAGTTCTTCAGGAGTTGGGCTTAGTGGATGCCAATGGTAAAAGTGACTCTAGTTTACCGCCCCTCTTCTGGATTCGAGAGCGGCTAAAGACCCTCTTTAGTATCTAA
- a CDS encoding ankyrin repeat domain-containing protein, whose translation MNGQRSLIQQALDEGFDPQSTDSEGMPLLAIAAEAGQLEILQDLLSAGADPNQSDGEGWTALMAAAGVGELLIVKTLLEQGANVNSQTNFGLTPLMAAAAKGQEQIVEILLAAGADLNIKDQNSWTALIWALEGGHQVVVQQIKAARAASL comes from the coding sequence ATGAATGGTCAGCGTTCACTGATTCAGCAAGCCCTAGATGAGGGGTTTGACCCCCAAAGTACCGATAGTGAAGGAATGCCCCTCTTGGCGATCGCGGCGGAGGCAGGTCAACTAGAGATACTGCAAGATTTGTTATCCGCCGGTGCCGATCCCAATCAGAGCGATGGCGAAGGGTGGACAGCCCTGATGGCCGCTGCCGGGGTTGGGGAACTTTTGATTGTAAAAACCCTCTTAGAACAAGGGGCAAATGTGAATAGTCAAACCAACTTTGGCTTGACACCCCTCATGGCTGCGGCTGCCAAGGGCCAGGAGCAAATTGTCGAGATACTCTTGGCAGCGGGAGCGGATCTCAATATCAAGGATCAGAACTCCTGGACTGCCCTAATTTGGGCCCTAGAGGGTGGCCATCAAGTTGTTGTTCAGCAGATCAAGGCGGCCCGAGCAGCATCCCTATGA
- the argH gene encoding argininosuccinate lyase yields the protein MTTSPQPWSQRFESALHPAIARFNASIGFDIRLIEYDLTGSQAHARMLGKTGIIPAAEAEQLVAGLEQIRQEYRRGEFQPGIDAEDVHFAVERRLTELIGDVGKKLHTGRSRNDQVGTDTRLYLREQVRLIQDQLRQWQRTLLDLAEPHIETLIPGYTHLQRAQPLSLAHHLLAYVEMAQRDWQRLDQLYERVNVSPLGSGALAGTTFPIDRHYSAELLNFGGVYRNSLDGVSDRDFAIEFLCAASLIMVHLSRLAEEVILWASEEFAFVKLTDSCATGSSIMPQKKNPDVPELVRGKTGRVFGHLQGMLVLMKGLPLAYNKDLQEDKEALFDGVDTVSACLEAMTILMAEGLTFRGDRLAVAVESDFANATDVADYLAGKGIPFREAYNLVGQVVKTCLAQGKILKELSLEEWQALHPKFDADIYAAIAPRQVVAARNSFGGTGFEQVRQAIAVARQAIS from the coding sequence GTGACCACCTCCCCCCAGCCTTGGAGTCAACGGTTTGAATCCGCTCTCCACCCTGCGATCGCCCGTTTTAATGCCAGTATTGGTTTTGACATTCGTCTGATTGAGTATGATCTGACGGGTTCCCAGGCCCATGCCCGTATGTTGGGTAAAACCGGAATTATCCCTGCCGCAGAGGCGGAGCAGTTGGTGGCTGGTCTTGAGCAAATCCGCCAAGAGTATCGCCGAGGTGAGTTTCAGCCGGGAATTGATGCGGAAGATGTTCACTTTGCCGTAGAGCGTCGCCTCACGGAATTGATTGGGGATGTGGGCAAAAAACTTCACACGGGGCGATCGCGCAATGATCAGGTAGGGACGGATACGCGCCTTTACTTGCGGGAACAGGTTCGCCTGATCCAGGATCAACTCCGCCAATGGCAACGCACCTTACTGGATCTGGCTGAACCCCATATTGAAACCCTGATTCCTGGCTATACCCACCTGCAACGGGCCCAACCCCTCAGTTTAGCCCACCATCTTCTTGCCTATGTGGAGATGGCCCAGCGGGATTGGCAACGGTTGGATCAACTGTATGAGCGGGTTAATGTTTCACCCTTGGGTAGTGGGGCCTTGGCCGGAACGACCTTTCCCATCGATCGCCATTACAGTGCCGAACTGTTAAATTTTGGTGGGGTCTACCGCAATAGTTTAGATGGGGTCAGCGATCGCGACTTTGCCATTGAATTTCTCTGTGCCGCAAGTTTAATTATGGTGCATTTATCACGGCTGGCGGAGGAAGTCATTCTCTGGGCATCGGAAGAGTTTGCCTTTGTGAAGCTCACGGATAGTTGTGCCACTGGCTCCAGTATTATGCCCCAGAAAAAGAATCCAGATGTGCCGGAACTGGTGCGGGGAAAAACGGGGCGGGTCTTTGGGCATTTGCAGGGGATGCTCGTACTCATGAAGGGACTGCCCCTGGCCTATAACAAGGATTTACAGGAGGATAAGGAAGCACTCTTTGATGGGGTGGATACGGTGTCTGCCTGCTTAGAGGCGATGACTATTTTGATGGCGGAGGGACTCACCTTCCGGGGCGATCGCCTGGCGGTGGCGGTGGAGAGTGATTTTGCCAATGCAACGGATGTGGCAGATTATTTGGCCGGCAAGGGTATACCGTTCCGGGAAGCCTATAATCTGGTGGGCCAAGTGGTGAAAACCTGTTTAGCCCAGGGCAAGATACTCAAGGAACTCAGTCTGGAGGAATGGCAAGCACTCCATCCTAAGTTTGATGCGGATATTTACGCAGCGATCGCCCCGCGTCAGGTGGTAGCAGCCCGCAATAGTTTTGGGGGCACAGGTTTTGAGCAAGTTCGCCAAGCGATCGCCGTCGCTAGACAAGCTATTTCATGA
- a CDS encoding putative toxin-antitoxin system toxin component, PIN family → MLPPIPIPQIVIDTNVVVAGLRSRNGSAFRLLGLVGSEQFQINLSVPLVLEYEEVLLRELPNLAMNVSDIQDFLDFHCAVATHQQIFFLWRPFLLDPKDDMVLELAVNARCDSVVTYNIRDFVGIEQFGVNAMTPAKFLESIGALS, encoded by the coding sequence ATGCTGCCACCCATACCCATTCCCCAAATTGTGATCGATACAAATGTCGTTGTTGCTGGGCTACGATCTAGAAACGGAAGTGCTTTTCGTCTATTGGGATTGGTTGGTAGTGAGCAGTTTCAGATCAATCTTTCTGTGCCGCTAGTTTTGGAGTACGAAGAAGTCTTATTGCGGGAACTGCCAAATCTGGCCATGAATGTCTCAGATATACAAGATTTTCTTGATTTTCACTGCGCGGTTGCGACCCATCAGCAGATTTTTTTCCTTTGGCGACCTTTCTTGCTTGATCCAAAGGATGACATGGTTTTGGAACTGGCAGTTAACGCCAGGTGTGATAGCGTAGTGACATACAATATCCGCGATTTTGTAGGCATTGAGCAGTTTGGGGTAAATGCCATGACACCAGCAAAGTTCCTAGAGTCTATTGGAGCACTGTCTTGA
- a CDS encoding toxin-antitoxin system HicB family antitoxin, whose amino-acid sequence MSTLSIQLPDSLYKSLQRLAKQNGVSLDQFIAMAVAEKISALTTEGYLQERASRGERTKYEAVLAKVADVEPELDNQLPPA is encoded by the coding sequence TTGAGCACATTAAGCATCCAGCTACCTGACTCCCTATACAAAAGCTTGCAAAGACTGGCAAAGCAGAATGGGGTTTCCTTAGATCAGTTTATTGCCATGGCCGTGGCCGAGAAAATTTCAGCCTTAACGACTGAGGGATATTTGCAAGAGCGGGCAAGTCGTGGTGAACGGACAAAATATGAGGCTGTGTTGGCTAAAGTCGCTGATGTTGAGCCAGAACTTGATAACCAGTTGCCGCCAGCATAA
- a CDS encoding iron uptake porin, translated as MKQQIKDHWWSRISGALAIACAVSAPAFAESLPPQKTGTIANQTNASVAASAVQSEPLMPTQTVPTVPLIVNPHTQNAPLLPEIPPPKSLRRVTSVSQLSDAQSADWAFQAIQPLGQMTSVTQLSDVQPTDWAFQAVQSLVEKYGCVVGYPDGTLRGNRAVTRFELAAALNACLDVFSDRFATKEDLETARKLQEQFSAELTTLRGRVDSMEARTAQLEAQHFSTTTKLLGVTNMWFAGATGTGFSSNNPLAQAAFNNNNPVVQYRVNLNLLTSFTGKDLLATSLFAGNVPPLGTGFNLPGEIVNGIPIASAEGTLSTQFAANSNNQLYMAILRYSFPVTQKLRVDAVSNIGTLFSIAPVLNPYLADSFAGTGALSAFGQGNAISALGGGTGIGLNFQATPQVDITAAYLSDFLSAPNPNKGFINGGYAALGQVTWRPTQQLGFAATYVHSYFLPGRFGFNYNALNITGTAVANTLAGQSRLTEFPELFNLGGVRVDSYGGQFTYQFSPKFTLSAWFGASYPTLIGQGNGEIFNYALTFAFPDMGRKGNLLGLVLGAEPYLNRFTGGNPQPFNVDVPLHLEAFYKYQVNDGISVTPGFIILTAPNQDNNNPAVLIGNIRTTFTF; from the coding sequence ATGAAACAGCAGATCAAGGATCATTGGTGGAGTAGAATCAGTGGTGCTTTGGCGATTGCCTGTGCCGTTTCAGCTCCCGCATTTGCAGAGTCTTTACCCCCCCAAAAAACTGGAACAATTGCTAACCAAACTAATGCCAGCGTTGCCGCCAGCGCAGTTCAGTCCGAACCCTTAATGCCGACACAGACAGTCCCTACGGTTCCGTTAATTGTTAATCCCCATACCCAAAATGCGCCACTGTTGCCAGAAATTCCCCCGCCCAAATCCCTCAGACGGGTGACCTCCGTTTCCCAGTTGTCTGATGCCCAATCTGCGGACTGGGCCTTTCAGGCGATACAGCCCCTTGGCCAGATGACCTCCGTTACACAATTGTCTGATGTCCAACCTACGGACTGGGCTTTTCAGGCGGTACAATCCCTGGTAGAAAAATACGGTTGTGTTGTTGGCTATCCCGATGGCACGCTTCGAGGCAACCGGGCTGTGACTCGTTTTGAACTGGCCGCTGCACTCAATGCCTGTCTGGATGTTTTCAGCGATCGCTTTGCCACAAAAGAAGACCTAGAAACGGCGCGAAAGTTACAGGAGCAGTTTAGCGCCGAACTGACGACGCTGCGGGGACGGGTGGATAGCATGGAAGCCCGCACTGCCCAATTGGAAGCCCAGCATTTCTCGACCACGACTAAACTATTGGGCGTTACCAATATGTGGTTTGCCGGAGCAACGGGAACGGGTTTTTCTAGTAATAATCCCCTAGCTCAGGCGGCATTTAACAATAATAATCCGGTCGTTCAATATCGTGTCAACCTGAACCTGCTCACCAGCTTTACTGGCAAGGATTTGCTCGCTACTAGCCTGTTTGCCGGTAATGTCCCCCCCTTAGGTACAGGGTTTAATCTCCCCGGCGAAATCGTAAATGGCATTCCGATTGCTTCGGCGGAAGGTACTCTGTCCACCCAATTTGCCGCTAATAGTAATAACCAACTCTATATGGCTATTCTGCGATACAGCTTCCCGGTCACTCAGAAACTGCGTGTAGATGCAGTCAGTAATATTGGCACTCTTTTTAGCATTGCCCCCGTCCTGAATCCTTACCTAGCAGACAGTTTTGCCGGTACCGGTGCCCTCTCCGCCTTTGGGCAAGGCAATGCAATCAGTGCTCTCGGTGGCGGTACTGGCATTGGTCTCAATTTTCAAGCCACTCCACAGGTGGATATCACAGCAGCCTATCTGTCGGATTTCCTCTCAGCCCCGAATCCAAACAAGGGATTTATTAACGGTGGCTATGCCGCTCTGGGCCAAGTAACTTGGCGACCCACCCAACAGTTAGGCTTTGCTGCTACCTATGTCCATTCCTACTTTCTGCCCGGACGGTTTGGTTTTAACTACAATGCCCTTAATATTACCGGCACTGCTGTTGCCAATACGTTGGCTGGACAATCACGTCTGACAGAATTCCCGGAATTATTCAATCTGGGCGGAGTAAGGGTTGATTCCTATGGGGGGCAATTCACCTACCAGTTCAGCCCAAAATTTACGCTCAGTGCCTGGTTTGGGGCTAGTTATCCGACGTTAATTGGGCAAGGCAATGGGGAAATTTTCAACTATGCGTTGACGTTTGCCTTTCCGGATATGGGGCGCAAGGGAAATCTCCTGGGCCTGGTTTTGGGGGCCGAACCCTATCTAAACCGGTTCACGGGGGGTAATCCCCAGCCCTTTAATGTTGATGTTCCTCTGCATCTGGAAGCTTTTTACAAGTATCAGGTGAATGATGGTATTTCTGTCACTCCCGGCTTCATTATTCTGACCGCTCCCAACCAAGATAATAACAATCCGGCGGTGCTGATCGGTAATATCCGCACCACATTTACATTCTGA
- a CDS encoding helix-turn-helix domain-containing protein, with translation MDKTLKVYQALKVSKSALSYGFQDIFGMSSIAYLKIQRLKGVRNALKKSNPESDSVMGIANRYGFWHMGHFSTDYKHMFGESPSVTLQRSPA, from the coding sequence GTGGACAAAACTCTTAAAGTTTATCAAGCCTTAAAAGTGAGCAAAAGTGCTTTGTCCTATGGATTCCAGGATATTTTTGGCATGAGTTCAATAGCCTACCTCAAAATTCAACGGCTCAAAGGGGTACGCAACGCTCTGAAAAAGAGCAATCCAGAATCAGATTCGGTGATGGGCATTGCTAACCGCTACGGCTTCTGGCACATGGGACATTTTTCTACTGACTATAAACATATGTTTGGTGAGTCACCTTCAGTCACATTACAGCGATCACCAGCTTAA
- a CDS encoding DUF1214 domain-containing protein has translation MKRPLLLFFLAILGMILPNPVLSSASEKVTVDTYVRAETDTTLSAYVKQGAFGKFLHIRQPTPIDQQKVIRMNRDTIYSIGVFDLTEPVTIVMPDSKGRFQSMQVINQDHYTLAVYYGDGKTTFTFTKEDTGTRYLCILIRTFVDASDPADIRVANEIQDKIEVRQKTPGVFEVPDWNKDSLAKVRDAINILAGTRPTAKGMFGNKNEIDPISHLLGTAYGWGGNPDIDAVYVNVVPEKNDGKTPYVLTVSEAIPVDGFASITVYNAKGFMEKNDLDAYSVNNVTAKRNPDGSVTVHFGGDPDQPNYLPITPGWSYIVRMYQPKREVIDGSWEFPAAVPVQ, from the coding sequence ATGAAGCGACCACTATTACTATTCTTTCTCGCGATTTTGGGAATGATACTCCCCAATCCAGTCCTGAGTTCAGCATCCGAAAAAGTCACCGTGGATACCTACGTCCGCGCCGAGACCGATACAACTCTAAGTGCCTACGTCAAGCAGGGTGCTTTCGGCAAATTCCTGCATATTCGTCAGCCGACGCCAATTGATCAGCAGAAAGTGATTCGCATGAATCGCGATACAATCTATTCCATCGGTGTTTTCGATCTCACCGAGCCGGTCACCATCGTAATGCCTGACAGCAAGGGGCGGTTTCAGTCCATGCAGGTCATCAATCAGGATCACTACACGCTTGCGGTCTATTACGGCGATGGCAAAACTACCTTTACCTTTACAAAGGAGGATACCGGAACGCGCTACCTGTGTATTCTCATTCGAACCTTCGTGGATGCAAGTGACCCGGCCGATATAAGAGTCGCTAACGAGATACAAGACAAAATCGAAGTCCGGCAGAAAACTCCGGGGGTTTTTGAGGTACCGGATTGGAACAAAGACTCCCTGGCGAAGGTTCGCGATGCCATCAATATTCTTGCGGGTACCAGGCCTACAGCCAAGGGCATGTTCGGCAACAAGAATGAGATTGATCCTATCAGTCATCTGCTGGGCACAGCTTACGGCTGGGGTGGGAATCCGGATATAGATGCGGTTTATGTCAATGTCGTCCCCGAAAAAAACGACGGCAAGACGCCCTATGTTCTGACGGTATCGGAGGCGATTCCTGTAGACGGGTTTGCGTCGATCACCGTTTACAATGCCAAAGGCTTTATGGAAAAAAACGACCTGGATGCCTATTCGGTAAACAACGTGACCGCCAAGCGGAACCCTGATGGGTCAGTGACGGTTCACTTCGGGGGAGACCCCGATCAGCCGAACTACCTCCCGATCACTCCGGGTTGGAGCTACATCGTACGGATGTATCAGCCAAAACGGGAAGTTATAGATGGATCGTGGGAATTTCCAGCCGCAGTGCCAGTGCAGTGA
- a CDS encoding phage integrase central domain-containing protein: MSSHGDRPITDITAQEVLAVLNRIVARGSIETAHRLKP; the protein is encoded by the coding sequence TTGTCTAGCCACGGCGATCGCCCCATTACTGACATCACAGCCCAAGAGGTTTTAGCCGTTCTGAACCGCATTGTTGCCCGTGGCTCTATCGAGACGGCCCACCGGTTAAAACCCTAA
- a CDS encoding WD40 repeat domain-containing protein: protein MANIKQILRTCFLITMMPCGIIIPGFIIYAFFSSVVGPRITAMGACSNYPGCLYGVVNGRNLVSVWGFSGDNSRLLSRGEHTLIHDATNGKILKRLNPVDKDYRYSIASDRNEIIAYNQNNVKVFDWDGELVGIWTPEAETTIHDVVRVPLLKGFLVAEEAGVSVRHGDGTLIAWLREGDGYMRVATSANGDYVAAYNEAEKRIMVWPLQRLRDGVVIREDSLPLARISRDRNFLQLSDDGSLIAVRGREGTYVWQTADGSLVMAVEPEEQDVTAVAFSPMGDRLAVGFNNGAIGIFDVTTRQMVERFDLSNPPSRLVFDADGNRLAMGLSSTSRVVSGGELLFDRSMRDGDRGHRPTSILRQSNNRVSRRPGYAMVWSVDDSHNSPD from the coding sequence ATGGCGAACATCAAACAAATCCTACGAACCTGCTTCCTGATCACCATGATGCCCTGTGGCATTATTATCCCTGGGTTCATCATCTATGCCTTTTTTTCCAGTGTGGTAGGCCCGCGCATCACTGCCATGGGAGCCTGTTCCAACTATCCTGGCTGTTTATACGGTGTAGTCAATGGCCGAAACTTGGTTTCCGTGTGGGGTTTTTCCGGTGACAACTCCCGTTTGTTGAGTCGTGGTGAACATACTCTGATCCATGATGCTACCAATGGTAAAATCCTGAAACGCTTAAATCCTGTTGATAAGGATTATCGCTATAGTATTGCCAGCGATCGCAACGAAATCATTGCCTACAATCAAAATAACGTCAAAGTCTTTGATTGGGATGGAGAGCTTGTGGGGATTTGGACCCCAGAGGCGGAAACGACTATTCATGATGTTGTTAGGGTACCCCTTCTCAAGGGTTTTTTGGTGGCAGAAGAGGCCGGGGTTTCCGTTCGTCATGGGGATGGAACCCTAATTGCATGGCTGCGGGAAGGGGATGGCTATATGCGGGTTGCAACATCCGCCAATGGCGACTACGTGGCGGCCTATAATGAGGCGGAGAAACGGATTATGGTTTGGCCTCTCCAACGCTTAAGGGATGGGGTCGTGATTCGGGAAGATAGTTTACCCTTGGCGCGAATAAGTCGCGATCGCAATTTTCTACAGTTAAGTGATGATGGCTCCCTGATTGCGGTACGGGGGCGGGAGGGAACCTATGTCTGGCAGACCGCGGATGGTTCCCTAGTGATGGCAGTGGAGCCGGAGGAACAAGATGTCACCGCAGTAGCCTTCAGTCCCATGGGCGATCGATTAGCGGTGGGATTTAATAATGGAGCTATTGGTATCTTCGATGTCACCACAAGGCAAATGGTAGAACGGTTTGACCTGAGCAATCCACCCAGTCGGTTGGTATTTGATGCCGATGGCAATCGTTTAGCCATGGGTCTAAGTTCAACCAGTAGGGTGGTGTCTGGTGGAGAACTGCTGTTTGATCGGAGCATGCGAGACGGGGATCGGGGGCACCGACCGACCAGTATATTACGACAAAGTAACAATCGAGTGAGTAGACGACCAGGATATGCAATGGTTTGGTCAGTTGATGATTCTCATAACTCGCCCGATTAA
- a CDS encoding Hpt domain-containing protein → MGTDALIDWDYLSQLSGGDTEFEQELLLTFVEDAQLHLSAAKTALADNNIDQIKREAHHLKGSGGNVGATTIQGLATELEQQAKENDLSEAGSLIANMESICQGIAALVAEKYTGS, encoded by the coding sequence ATGGGTACAGACGCTTTAATTGATTGGGACTACCTTTCCCAACTCTCCGGCGGTGATACAGAATTTGAACAGGAACTGCTCCTCACCTTTGTGGAGGATGCCCAACTGCATCTGAGCGCGGCCAAAACAGCCCTAGCAGACAATAATATTGACCAAATCAAGCGGGAAGCCCATCACCTCAAAGGCTCCGGCGGCAATGTTGGAGCCACAACCATTCAAGGATTAGCCACGGAATTGGAACAACAGGCAAAGGAAAATGATCTCTCTGAGGCAGGTTCCCTGATCGCTAATATGGAGTCTATCTGTCAAGGAATTGCAGCATTAGTGGCAGAAAAGTATACGGGTTCCTAA